The nucleotide window TCAAAATATTATGCCATATCTTCGGAGCAGGTTCAGGTAGAACAAGAAACGTGTCCCGCCAGACGGCTTCGCCCCAGAGAACGGCACCGACCGGAGGCAACCCGCCCCTTGACGCCCCACCCCTTGCCGTCAGCCGCGCCGGCAAACGCGGGGCGATTACCAGGACCCATTCTTTGCCGCGGTGGCGGGCGAAGGCGCAGACGTGCCCGGCGACAGTACCGGCCGCCGCCACGGGAACATAATCTCCGAAGGTGAACAACTCCCGGTGCTCGCGTCTGAATTGCAATACCTTATAGGTAAGATATAGTTTGATGCGGCCGTCCCACCAGCTGTTGATGAGGTTCTTTATTAAAGCTTTCCTGTCTTCCCCTTCTTCCGCGATAAGGCCGGTTAAAAGTTCGGCCCGCCGTTTAAAGTCGACCGGCCGACGGTTGTCGGGATCGACCAGGCTGAAGTTCCACAACTCAGTTCCCTGGTAAAAATCGGGCACGCCCGGGCTGGCGCCTTTAAGGAGCACCTGGGCCAGGGAGTTCCAGGCCCCAAAATAGGCCACCGTCCTTTGAAAAAGAAGAAAGTCGGCAAAAAAACGGTTCTCCTGCGCAGGGTTTAACAAGGAAAGGGCAAAATTTAATATCGCCTCTTCATAAACGGTGTCCGGTTCGAGCCAATCGGTCCACGTCTTGGCTTCCCGGGCCGCCTTTATTAAATAAGCCTTAAGGCGTTCAATAAATTCGGGAACCTCGTCTTCCTGAAGGGGCCAGGCGCCGACGAGGGTCTGGTAGATAAAGAGTTCCATGTTGTTATCCGGTACCGGCCTGCCTTTATGATCTATTTTTTTCTCCGCGTTCCACCTGTGCCAGCGCTTGATCCCCTCCAACCAGGGACCGCTAATTTCCGTCAGGACGTTGAGCCTGGCCCGCACATCTTCGCTGCGCTTGGTATCGTGGGTAGAGGTGGCGTTAAGGGTATGGGGCCAGGCCTCCACTCGCCGTTGGTTAAAACGGTGAAACTCTTCCACGGACAGATACCGGGACCGGCTGCTGCTGCCTACTTCATTGAGGGAAACCAGGGGATTATAGACATAAAGGGCGGTGTCCTCATAACCCTTGGCCATGACCGGTCCGGTAAACTGTTGCCAGCGCATGACAAAACCAAGCCATGTTTGTCTCTGTTCCTCGAGCAACAGCACCCGGCGTAAGAAGTTTAAAGCCCGCGCAGCAGTCGTGCACCGCCGGGCGGCTGCGGCGACGGCACCTTCGATATAGCTCCGATCCCGCTGGCTGACGTTAAAATTGCGAATATAAGTCCGGTAAATTTCCAAACCGGCCGTAACATGTACCAGGGCTTCTTTCAATTCCGACAAGGTAAGGTCCCAGCCCTGGCGGTGTTCGGCAGCCAGCCGTTCCAGATCCCTTGCCAGGCTGCGGATTTCGGCCGCGAAAAGCTTTTCCATTACCCTCAACTTGCAATCATAGACTACGCCCGGCAGATCAAAAATATCACAATGCTCATTATAAA belongs to Moorella humiferrea and includes:
- the treY gene encoding malto-oligosyltrehalose synthase, which encodes MENLRIPVATYRLQFNRDFDFNAARRVVPYLHALGVTDVYASPLLQARKGSLHGYDVTDPGRLNPELGSEEDFAALTAALKGYGMGLLLDVVPNHMAASEENPWWWDVLRFGRASAYATYFDIDWESARPGLAGKVLLPILGEPFAKVLENRRLKLQLAEDGLVLCYFGRRLPLNPSSSLRILACTAAAPVPAPLLPLIPEEGSDPLFWRKLWQLYQNNPAVREYIDDKLQQMNGGENDRGSCNVLEEILAEQFYRLAYWRTANEEINYRRFFDVSDLVAVRVEDERVFEALHFKVWELVRRGQVTGVRIDHIDGLYDPQGYLIRLHHVLGKQAASPGFYVVVEKILGDEEEPPEAWKVYGTTGYDFLNALNGIFVDPKGLADLEEFYNEHCDIFDLPGVVYDCKLRVMEKLFAAEIRSLARDLERLAAEHRQGWDLTLSELKEALVHVTAGLEIYRTYIRNFNVSQRDRSYIEGAVAAAARRCTTAARALNFLRRVLLLEEQRQTWLGFVMRWQQFTGPVMAKGYEDTALYVYNPLVSLNEVGSSSRSRYLSVEEFHRFNQRRVEAWPHTLNATSTHDTKRSEDVRARLNVLTEISGPWLEGIKRWHRWNAEKKIDHKGRPVPDNNMELFIYQTLVGAWPLQEDEVPEFIERLKAYLIKAAREAKTWTDWLEPDTVYEEAILNFALSLLNPAQENRFFADFLLFQRTVAYFGAWNSLAQVLLKGASPGVPDFYQGTELWNFSLVDPDNRRPVDFKRRAELLTGLIAEEGEDRKALIKNLINSWWDGRIKLYLTYKVLQFRREHRELFTFGDYVPVAAAGTVAGHVCAFARHRGKEWVLVIAPRLPARLTARGGASRGGLPPVGAVLWGEAVWRDTFLVLPEPAPKIWHNILTGEVVEVKSTSQEKHLSLAATLSSFPLALLAGMLK